Proteins encoded together in one Priestia filamentosa window:
- a CDS encoding NAD(P)-binding domain-containing protein, which translates to MSLEALNERVKRDLSYLAYGGADWVYPTSHAEGHVYDTVIIGGGQCGLGAAFGLLRERISNILILDENVEGYEGPWVTYARMMTLRTPKHLTSIDLGVPSLTFRSWWEAQFGSKSWEDVDKIPRGDWMNYLRWYRKVLNLPVVNEVKLKLIEPAEENVYRLHIEGAGAPSNTLLARKVILATGIQGGGEWHVPPMISKSLPRHLYAHTSENIDFEALKGKKVAVLGGGASAFDNAYFALSEGVSSAHVFVRRTEMPRINPIRQMEGSGLIERFNVLSDADKYAVMAHFFKHNQPPTNETFERAASHPGFQLYLGAPWLDVQYEAEKAVVTTPQGKFTFDFLIIATGLVTNPSLRPELKLFERHIARWDDYYNAPDEIANHMLDAHPYLGPGFTFTCRDKKESKHLHGLFAFNYSALVSCGITASALSGMRYGIPRLVSAVADQLFSDNREEILKNFYSYNEAEFVGEWTERISEAR; encoded by the coding sequence ATGAGCTTAGAAGCTTTAAATGAAAGAGTAAAAAGGGACCTTTCTTATCTTGCATATGGGGGAGCTGACTGGGTATATCCAACCAGCCATGCTGAGGGTCATGTCTACGATACGGTGATTATAGGAGGCGGCCAATGTGGCTTAGGTGCAGCCTTTGGGCTTTTGCGTGAACGAATATCTAATATCCTGATCCTCGATGAAAACGTTGAAGGATATGAAGGACCATGGGTAACTTACGCTCGTATGATGACATTGCGGACACCTAAACATTTGACCTCTATTGATCTTGGAGTTCCTTCTCTGACTTTTCGCTCCTGGTGGGAAGCGCAATTTGGATCAAAAAGTTGGGAGGACGTCGATAAGATTCCACGGGGCGATTGGATGAACTATCTACGTTGGTATCGGAAAGTTCTTAATCTACCTGTTGTTAATGAGGTAAAGCTAAAGCTGATTGAGCCTGCAGAAGAAAATGTTTATCGACTGCATATTGAGGGAGCAGGCGCACCTTCTAATACATTACTGGCCCGTAAGGTTATCTTAGCTACTGGTATTCAAGGCGGTGGGGAATGGCACGTACCACCTATGATTTCTAAATCATTACCTCGTCACCTCTATGCACATACCTCAGAAAACATTGACTTTGAGGCGCTTAAAGGTAAGAAGGTAGCAGTTTTAGGCGGTGGGGCCTCAGCTTTTGATAATGCCTATTTTGCATTATCCGAAGGAGTAAGTTCAGCTCATGTGTTTGTTCGCCGCACGGAGATGCCACGCATTAATCCCATTCGACAAATGGAGGGGTCAGGTCTAATTGAACGTTTTAATGTTCTATCCGATGCTGATAAATATGCCGTTATGGCTCATTTCTTTAAGCATAATCAACCCCCTACAAATGAAACATTTGAACGTGCAGCTTCGCATCCTGGCTTTCAATTATATTTAGGTGCTCCATGGCTTGACGTACAGTATGAAGCTGAGAAGGCTGTTGTCACTACCCCACAAGGTAAATTTACTTTTGATTTTCTAATCATTGCTACCGGTCTTGTTACTAATCCTTCCCTACGTCCAGAGCTAAAGCTTTTCGAACGCCATATTGCACGTTGGGATGACTATTATAATGCACCTGATGAGATCGCCAATCATATGCTTGATGCGCATCCTTATCTTGGCCCTGGATTTACTTTCACATGCCGAGATAAAAAGGAGTCAAAACATCTTCACGGACTTTTTGCTTTTAACTATTCAGCATTAGTTAGCTGTGGCATCACAGCCTCTGCGCTTTCAGGAATGAGATATGGAATACCTAGACTAGTGTCAGCTGTGG
- the uraH gene encoding hydroxyisourate hydrolase has protein sequence MKGLTTHILDLTHGHPAGEVDIELYRWEGSNRCLLNTATTNLDGRLDDPLLTLDKMQSGEYELLIYIGDYFRKKEVQLSNPAFLDKVSVRIGIDNSSSHYHVPLLVSPWGYQIYRGS, from the coding sequence ATGAAAGGACTTACAACCCATATTTTAGATTTAACACACGGTCACCCTGCTGGGGAGGTGGATATTGAGCTTTATCGTTGGGAAGGATCAAATAGATGTTTGTTAAACACCGCAACAACTAATTTAGATGGTCGATTAGATGATCCACTTCTTACGTTGGATAAGATGCAATCGGGAGAGTATGAATTATTAATTTATATTGGAGATTATTTTAGAAAAAAAGAGGTACAACTATCTAATCCAGCCTTTCTTGATAAGGTGTCAGTACGAATTGGCATTGATAACTCATCATCACATTATCATGTTCCCTTGCTTGTTTCTCCATGGGGTTACCAAATCTATAGAGGCAGCTAA
- the uraD gene encoding 2-oxo-4-hydroxy-4-carboxy-5-ureidoimidazoline decarboxylase, producing the protein MMTINDLNEMPLSEFVEKLKDIFEHSPWVIQRVEEFRPFSSRNDLYKQMITVVKTANEREKLDLIQAHPHLGTRKTMSSFSTNEQKNAGLSQLSEAEYEFLLEMNQEYVHRFSFPFILAVRGKNKDEILQAMKSRLKNSKEQEFNQALTEIYQIVQFRIEDQII; encoded by the coding sequence ATGATGACTATTAATGATTTAAATGAAATGCCATTGTCCGAGTTTGTGGAAAAATTAAAGGACATATTCGAACACTCTCCATGGGTGATTCAAAGGGTAGAAGAGTTTCGTCCTTTTAGTTCCCGTAATGATCTTTATAAACAGATGATTACCGTTGTCAAAACAGCGAATGAGAGGGAGAAATTGGACTTAATTCAGGCTCACCCCCATTTAGGAACACGAAAAACTATGAGTTCATTTTCCACAAATGAACAAAAAAATGCTGGTTTAAGTCAACTATCAGAAGCTGAATATGAGTTCTTGTTAGAGATGAATCAAGAGTATGTTCACCGATTTTCTTTTCCCTTTATTTTAGCTGTTCGTGGAAAAAATAAAGATGAAATTCTGCAAGCGATGAAGAGCAGATTAAAGAATTCAAAGGAGCAGGAATTTAATCAAGCTTTAACAGAAATCTATCAGATTGTTCAATTTAGAATAGAAGATCAAATAATTTAA
- a CDS encoding nucleobase:cation symporter-2 family protein produces MNLKVFSLGAQHVMAMYAGAILVPLLVGRALNLTSKQLVYLVAIDLLTCGIATLLQAWKNKYFGIGLPVVLGASFVALSPMIAIGTRYGIPSIYGSIIVAGLFLFLFARYLGKLVRFFPPVVTGTVVVVIGLSLIPSGVKNMAGGTGNQEFGSLDNLLISISVIAFILVINRFFKGSVRSLAVLLGIITGTVLSAMMGKVDFQEVLEASWFQIPQPFYFGAPSFEIGPILTMLIVGLVIVVESTGVFLNLGQICNRPVTQDDLIRGYRAEGLAITLGGIFNAFPYNTCAQNIGLVQLSQNKSTNVVVAAGSILVFLGLVPKIAALVTIIPAPVLGSATVVLFGMVVTSGIKMLSLVDYTNQNNALIIACSISLGLGATIVPELFSQLPPSLRMLFSDGVITGSLTAILMNLFFNFRTILPSSSIQREEDERDMFEEKRIKGL; encoded by the coding sequence ATGAATTTAAAAGTATTTTCATTAGGAGCCCAGCATGTCATGGCTATGTATGCTGGGGCAATCCTTGTTCCATTGCTTGTTGGAAGAGCATTAAATTTAACTTCGAAGCAGTTGGTTTACTTAGTCGCTATTGACTTATTAACTTGCGGTATTGCTACCTTACTACAAGCGTGGAAAAACAAGTATTTTGGAATTGGTCTACCTGTTGTATTAGGGGCTTCATTTGTGGCCTTGTCGCCGATGATTGCTATTGGTACTCGATATGGTATTCCTTCTATCTATGGCTCCATTATAGTAGCAGGACTTTTCCTTTTTTTATTTGCTCGCTATCTAGGAAAACTTGTAAGGTTCTTTCCCCCTGTTGTTACAGGAACTGTTGTGGTGGTCATTGGCCTATCACTAATTCCATCGGGAGTCAAAAATATGGCTGGCGGAACAGGGAATCAAGAATTTGGGAGCTTAGATAACCTCCTTATATCCATAAGTGTTATAGCTTTTATTCTTGTTATTAATCGTTTCTTTAAAGGGTCCGTTCGTTCTCTCGCCGTACTTTTAGGAATTATTACGGGTACAGTGCTATCAGCAATGATGGGAAAAGTAGATTTTCAGGAGGTTTTAGAAGCCTCCTGGTTCCAAATTCCTCAACCGTTTTATTTCGGTGCCCCATCTTTTGAGATCGGGCCTATCCTCACAATGTTAATTGTAGGATTAGTTATCGTTGTTGAATCAACAGGAGTTTTCTTAAATTTAGGGCAAATCTGTAATCGTCCTGTCACCCAAGATGATCTCATTCGTGGTTATCGTGCAGAAGGTCTAGCGATTACCTTAGGAGGTATTTTTAATGCTTTTCCCTATAATACCTGTGCACAAAATATAGGATTAGTTCAACTATCTCAAAATAAATCAACAAATGTTGTCGTTGCAGCAGGGAGTATCCTAGTTTTCCTTGGCTTAGTTCCTAAAATTGCTGCTCTTGTTACCATAATTCCTGCTCCCGTACTTGGCAGTGCAACAGTAGTGTTGTTTGGTATGGTCGTAACTTCAGGAATTAAAATGCTAAGTTTAGTTGATTACACCAATCAAAACAATGCACTTATCATTGCTTGCTCAATTTCATTAGGGCTTGGTGCAACAATTGTACCTGAGTTATTTAGTCAATTGCCGCCATCGCTACGCATGCTCTTTAGCGATGGAGTGATTACAGGAAGTCTAACAGCGATATTAATGAACCTATTTTTTAACTTTCGTACCATTTTACCTTCATCCTCCATTCAGCGTGAAGAGGATGAGAGAGATATGTTTGAAGAAAAAAGAATAAAGGGGTTATAG
- a CDS encoding Na-translocating system protein MpsC family protein, with translation MNSSFKRQLSQLYNDLNQEIYSTGVSKQKIDIQDNCIIIFAQTKRSPLISVLSERYPELTISVDGALAMEYKLRLKENFEKKFGMKVNTIFKDYDSTSEHACTVIYLEQSLNI, from the coding sequence GTGAATTCTTCTTTCAAAAGGCAGCTGTCGCAGCTCTATAATGACCTCAACCAAGAAATTTATAGTACAGGCGTTAGTAAGCAGAAAATTGACATTCAGGATAACTGTATTATCATTTTTGCGCAGACAAAGCGTTCTCCTTTAATTTCAGTATTAAGTGAGAGATATCCTGAGTTAACGATATCCGTTGACGGGGCTTTAGCCATGGAATATAAACTTCGCTTAAAAGAAAACTTCGAGAAGAAATTTGGTATGAAAGTCAATACCATATTTAAGGATTATGATTCCACAAGCGAGCACGCTTGTACAGTCATTTACTTAGAACAATCGCTTAATATCTAA
- a CDS encoding styrene monooxygenase/indole monooxygenase family protein, with product MSKKICIIGSGTAGLQLAYSLKEEFDVTVIHSNSSDKIRNGRVMSTQVHFGSTRNRENRFKMPKWEDKTLLKSIHMTVGNQKLFVGKLKEPALSVDQRFYFSQCLKDLENKGVSFRLMRVNKNDIESLVDEFDLIIDCTGKSGPLFPFPIEKEFSPFQVPQRKCIVGYFLGVKPNNPLGISVTVLPEVGEMFEIPAMTEHGPVTILFIMAVPNRELDAFKEIKHAKEFTNQMKNVTQKYFQDIHERIEQDIFTLSDEKAFLQIAIKPVIRKPYATFKNKLVIGCGDSVFLNDPITGQGCNLSSYCAERLYETLIQYRDANWGTQLGEAYWDRTKTFVREVTEWTNAMTQMLPQHIVQLLLAGVEDQKIADKVAEWFEEPQKAHEAFFNLKIK from the coding sequence TTGAGTAAGAAAATATGTATTATAGGCAGTGGCACAGCCGGTTTGCAGCTGGCTTATTCTCTTAAAGAAGAATTTGATGTGACGGTTATTCATTCAAACTCTTCCGATAAAATCCGAAATGGACGAGTTATGTCTACGCAAGTGCACTTTGGCTCAACAAGAAACCGAGAAAATCGCTTTAAAATGCCAAAATGGGAAGATAAGACCCTTCTTAAGAGTATCCATATGACGGTTGGTAATCAAAAACTATTCGTCGGAAAGTTAAAAGAGCCAGCATTATCTGTTGATCAGCGTTTCTATTTTTCACAGTGTTTAAAGGATCTTGAAAACAAAGGCGTCTCTTTTCGACTTATGAGAGTCAATAAAAATGATATCGAAAGTTTGGTAGATGAGTTTGATTTAATCATTGATTGTACCGGAAAATCTGGACCTCTCTTTCCATTTCCTATTGAAAAGGAATTTTCTCCTTTCCAAGTGCCCCAACGAAAGTGTATCGTTGGTTATTTTTTAGGTGTAAAGCCTAACAATCCTCTAGGTATAAGTGTAACGGTTCTGCCTGAAGTGGGTGAAATGTTTGAAATTCCCGCCATGACAGAGCACGGACCTGTTACAATATTGTTCATTATGGCAGTTCCAAACAGGGAATTAGATGCATTTAAAGAAATTAAACATGCAAAAGAATTTACAAATCAGATGAAAAATGTAACTCAAAAATATTTCCAAGACATCCACGAACGTATTGAACAAGATATTTTTACCCTTTCCGATGAAAAAGCCTTTCTTCAAATTGCTATTAAGCCTGTAATTAGAAAACCTTATGCAACCTTTAAAAATAAATTAGTAATTGGTTGTGGAGATAGTGTTTTTCTTAATGACCCTATTACTGGTCAAGGTTGTAATCTTTCTTCTTATTGCGCTGAACGATTGTACGAAACGTTGATTCAATATAGAGATGCAAACTGGGGTACCCAACTTGGAGAAGCATATTGGGATCGAACAAAAACATTTGTAAGGGAAGTAACAGAATGGACAAATGCCATGACTCAAATGCTGCCTCAGCATATTGTTCAACTCTTGTTAGCAGGCGTAGAAGATCAAAAGATTGCAGATAAAGTTGCAGAATGGTTTGAAGAGCCTCAAAAAGCTCATGAAGCTTTTTTCAATCTTAAGATTAAGTGA
- a CDS encoding helix-turn-helix domain-containing protein: MPERKTKLKKWLMNEGRSQEWLVKNSKVSRNAISEICTGKRNPSAATIKKVMTAIKKVNKNAKAEDFFDI, translated from the coding sequence ATGCCAGAACGGAAAACTAAGTTAAAAAAGTGGTTGATGAATGAAGGTAGATCTCAAGAATGGTTAGTCAAAAATTCAAAGGTGTCTAGAAATGCTATAAGCGAAATCTGTACAGGAAAGCGCAACCCAAGTGCAGCTACAATTAAAAAAGTTATGACAGCTATTAAGAAAGTCAATAAGAATGCAAAAGCTGAAGACTTTTTTGATATCTAG
- a CDS encoding FtsK/SpoIIIE domain-containing protein — protein MWELMTIPLLTGAAALWLGRNTFSEEHRIVHQLFEQYHISVKDGKERRYPKLVRECKSTKRVKLIYRTPLALEEKTLRTLQQILSVTLDQEVNVSFKKWLIIEISKDKMPSYVSYQDVPHRKGWMIPLGKNHQGWHFHHFDHTPHTTISGTTRFGKTIMMKVMMTYLIEHHPLDVQFIIIDLKGGLEFNRYKNLQQVKWVASNPSEALYVLKEIQKDMEERMERFKRQGWSNIVDTPLSQRLFVLIDEAAQLMPEKFMEKEEKKTLAQCQSILSEIARLGGALGVRLVYGTQYPTSNVLNGSIKQNADLKVSFRLGSDYASKVALDAYGAETLPSDIKGRALIKTHKVKEVQVPYLNHEEIWKRIGGYEVAKQTIMPDKTGADYVRLG, from the coding sequence ATGTGGGAGCTCATGACGATTCCTCTTTTAACGGGTGCTGCTGCTTTGTGGTTGGGTAGGAATACATTTAGCGAGGAACATAGAATCGTCCACCAGCTTTTTGAGCAATACCATATTAGCGTAAAAGACGGAAAAGAACGTCGGTATCCCAAGCTTGTTCGAGAATGCAAAAGTACCAAAAGGGTCAAGCTCATTTATCGCACCCCTTTAGCCTTAGAAGAAAAAACATTGCGAACGTTACAACAGATTTTATCCGTCACCTTAGATCAAGAAGTGAATGTATCGTTCAAGAAATGGCTCATCATTGAGATTTCCAAAGATAAAATGCCTTCGTATGTGTCCTATCAAGACGTTCCACATCGAAAAGGATGGATGATTCCCTTAGGGAAAAACCATCAGGGATGGCATTTTCATCATTTTGACCATACGCCTCATACTACGATCTCTGGAACGACGCGTTTTGGAAAAACGATCATGATGAAAGTCATGATGACGTACCTTATTGAACATCACCCTTTGGATGTTCAATTTATCATTATCGACTTAAAGGGCGGATTAGAGTTTAATCGATATAAGAACCTTCAACAAGTGAAATGGGTTGCCAGTAATCCAAGTGAGGCCTTATATGTCTTAAAAGAAATACAGAAGGATATGGAAGAACGGATGGAACGTTTTAAGCGTCAAGGGTGGTCTAATATTGTAGACACTCCCCTCTCGCAACGTCTGTTTGTGTTAATTGATGAAGCCGCCCAACTCATGCCTGAAAAGTTTATGGAGAAAGAAGAAAAGAAGACGTTAGCGCAGTGTCAATCGATCCTCAGTGAAATTGCACGCCTAGGAGGCGCTCTAGGCGTTCGATTGGTGTATGGCACCCAATACCCTACTTCGAATGTATTGAATGGCTCGATCAAGCAAAATGCGGATTTAAAGGTGAGTTTTCGTCTAGGAAGTGATTATGCGTCCAAGGTAGCCCTTGATGCGTATGGAGCCGAAACCTTACCTTCGGATATCAAAGGGCGTGCCTTGATTAAAACGCATAAAGTGAAAGAAGTGCAAGTCCCCTACCTCAACCATGAGGAGATATGGAAACGGATTGGAGGGTATGAAGTTGCAAAACAAACAATTATGCCAGACAAGACAGGAGCAGATTATGTACGCCTTGGATAG
- a CDS encoding replication-relaxation family protein, with protein MSRSQLQSLFQLKSVRNANRVLYNMSPFLNHKRLHENVYYLSQKGRQHIGSEKTKPSLTQLEHKVRRNDIYLYYGCPKDWKVERPNEWRIQGEQYKLICDARFSLHGVICFVEVDLKQKMLENKKKIRLYRSLFQALGEQQALLIFYTTTQVRKERLLTWCKEHKINAEILTIEDFENYFL; from the coding sequence ATGAGTCGATCTCAGTTACAGTCCCTTTTTCAGTTGAAAAGTGTCCGCAATGCCAATCGTGTTCTCTATAATATGAGTCCCTTTTTAAACCATAAACGTCTTCATGAAAATGTCTACTATTTATCACAAAAAGGACGTCAACACATTGGTTCAGAGAAAACCAAGCCTTCTTTAACACAGTTAGAACATAAAGTACGACGGAATGATATTTACTTGTATTATGGATGTCCAAAGGATTGGAAAGTGGAACGGCCGAATGAATGGAGGATCCAAGGAGAACAGTATAAGCTCATTTGTGATGCTCGCTTTTCCCTTCACGGTGTCATTTGCTTTGTGGAAGTGGATCTCAAACAGAAGATGCTCGAAAACAAGAAAAAAATTAGGTTATATCGTTCCCTATTTCAAGCTTTAGGAGAACAGCAAGCTTTACTCATCTTCTACACGACTACTCAGGTGAGAAAAGAAAGGCTCCTAACCTGGTGCAAAGAGCATAAAATCAATGCAGAAATTCTAACAATTGAAGATTTTGAAAATTATTTTCTGTAA
- a CDS encoding gamma-type small acid-soluble spore protein has protein sequence MNKKHENSAFTVVGTNIDEVKKYNEQSGMSYNEVKEWLAKTNGGHGTEIYSDTNIEEVKKKLQQSTESKK, from the coding sequence ATGAATAAAAAGCATGAGAATAGTGCATTTACAGTAGTAGGAACAAACATTGATGAGGTTAAAAAATACAATGAACAATCTGGCATGTCTTACAATGAAGTAAAAGAATGGTTGGCTAAGACAAATGGAGGTCATGGCACAGAGATCTATAGTGATACCAATATTGAGGAAGTAAAAAAGAAGCTTCAACAATCTACAGAAAGTAAAAAGTAG
- a CDS encoding amino acid permease, whose amino-acid sequence MSDLLKKKSITQLLKQGESKTLEKTMGAFDLTLLGIGAVIGTGVLVLTGLVAANDAGPSVIISFILAAIVCGFAALCYAEFASTLPVSGSVYTYTYATIGEAIAHLMGWTLLSVYILTTATVASGWSSYFNQFLEGFNLGLPKELVTIPADGGIVNLPAIMITLLITWLLSRGTKESKKVNNFMVLVKLVVIGLFVIVGAFYVKPENWTPFAPFGIEGIMAGSAAVFFAFLGFDALSTSAEEVKNPQRDLPIGIIASLVVCTIIYVLVCLVMTGVVPYTELNVPEAMAYVLHAVGQDAVAGIVTIGAIIGIMAVIFAYIYAATRVLFSMSRDGLLPKSFSKTNEKTGAPVFSTWLIGIISSVIGGVINLKELSNLANIGALLTFGMVGVGIIILRKTHPNLERGFRVPLVPVLPLVSCLCCLFLMVNLPGSTWLYFSGWLVLGIVVYFGYSRHHSKLQKGGETEEIQKQKAN is encoded by the coding sequence ATGAGTGATTTACTGAAGAAGAAATCTATTACGCAATTATTGAAACAAGGGGAAAGTAAGACATTAGAGAAAACGATGGGGGCGTTTGATTTAACATTACTAGGAATTGGCGCGGTTATTGGGACAGGAGTGTTAGTTTTAACAGGTCTAGTAGCAGCAAATGACGCTGGCCCATCCGTTATTATTTCTTTCATTTTGGCGGCTATCGTATGTGGATTTGCGGCTCTTTGCTATGCAGAGTTTGCTTCCACTCTCCCGGTATCAGGAAGTGTATATACGTATACCTACGCAACGATTGGTGAGGCTATTGCCCATCTTATGGGATGGACGCTACTCTCCGTTTATATATTAACAACAGCCACAGTTGCAAGTGGATGGTCTTCGTACTTTAATCAATTTTTAGAGGGATTTAACCTAGGTTTGCCAAAGGAACTTGTAACAATTCCAGCAGATGGAGGGATTGTTAATCTTCCAGCCATTATGATTACTTTACTTATTACATGGCTTCTTTCAAGAGGAACAAAAGAAAGTAAGAAAGTAAATAATTTCATGGTGTTAGTGAAACTTGTTGTCATTGGTCTTTTCGTTATAGTCGGAGCTTTTTATGTAAAACCTGAAAACTGGACCCCATTTGCGCCTTTCGGAATAGAGGGGATTATGGCAGGGTCTGCAGCTGTTTTCTTTGCCTTTTTGGGGTTTGATGCATTATCAACATCAGCAGAGGAAGTAAAAAACCCACAACGGGATCTACCGATTGGAATTATTGCCTCTTTAGTAGTATGTACGATAATTTATGTTTTAGTATGTCTTGTTATGACAGGGGTTGTACCGTACACTGAGCTTAATGTTCCAGAAGCAATGGCTTATGTATTACATGCGGTTGGACAAGACGCAGTTGCTGGAATTGTGACAATCGGAGCAATTATTGGAATTATGGCTGTAATTTTTGCTTATATCTATGCAGCAACTCGAGTACTATTTTCAATGAGCCGCGATGGTTTATTACCAAAGAGCTTTTCAAAAACAAATGAAAAGACTGGTGCTCCTGTATTTTCAACATGGCTAATAGGAATTATCAGTAGTGTAATTGGAGGAGTCATTAATTTAAAAGAACTCTCCAACTTAGCGAATATTGGAGCTTTGTTAACCTTTGGGATGGTAGGCGTTGGAATTATTATCCTACGTAAAACACATCCAAATTTAGAAAGAGGATTCAGAGTACCCCTTGTACCGGTCCTACCACTTGTGTCTTGTTTATGTTGTTTATTCTTAATGGTTAACCTGCCAGGTAGCACATGGTTATATTTTAGTGGTTGGTTAGTTTTAGGTATTGTCGTTTATTTTGGATATTCTCGTCATCATAGTAAGTTGCAAAAAGGCGGGGAAACCGAAGAGATACAGAAGCAGAAGGCAAACTAA
- a CDS encoding GrpB family protein, translating into MNITVVEHNPKWKYEYSKEVKLIEEILQKELVNSFHIGSTSIPDLKAKPIIDILLVVNDIKALDDYSQQFEKLGYEIMGEFGIKQRRYYRKGENNRTHQVHAFQYDNIQDIERHLSFRNYLCQNPEIRKQYGELKAKLARKFPNNINGYSNGKDKFVKTIEKEALKWHWFNR; encoded by the coding sequence ATGAATATTACAGTAGTAGAACATAATCCAAAGTGGAAATATGAATATTCAAAAGAAGTAAAATTAATTGAAGAAATCCTCCAGAAGGAATTAGTGAACAGTTTTCATATTGGAAGTACTTCTATTCCTGATTTAAAAGCAAAGCCTATTATTGATATCCTCCTTGTAGTCAATGATATTAAAGCATTGGATGATTACTCTCAACAGTTCGAAAAGCTTGGTTATGAGATTATGGGTGAGTTTGGAATTAAACAAAGAAGGTATTATCGTAAGGGGGAAAATAACCGAACTCATCAGGTTCATGCGTTTCAATATGATAATATTCAGGACATTGAAAGGCACCTATCTTTTAGGAATTATCTTTGTCAAAATCCAGAAATAAGAAAGCAATATGGAGAATTAAAAGCTAAACTAGCTCGTAAATTCCCAAATAATATCAATGGTTATAGTAATGGTAAAGATAAATTTGTCAAGACAATAGAAAAAGAGGCACTTAAATGGCATTGGTTTAATCGTTGA
- a CDS encoding helix-turn-helix domain-containing protein, whose product MIFSQRLKKERINKGWSQEELAKKLFVSRQSVSKWENGQNYPSIEIIIKISDLFNVTIDELLRSDEELTEKVIKDSKQLAHPKLKFMFDVLFLIGAVFWIIKIGIIVLNKFTTLDFTFYGGWFLWNFGVLILTVGAAIGSSIVKEKYKED is encoded by the coding sequence ATGATTTTTAGTCAGAGATTAAAAAAAGAGAGAATAAATAAGGGATGGTCTCAGGAAGAGTTAGCCAAAAAACTTTTTGTCAGTCGTCAATCTGTCTCTAAGTGGGAAAATGGTCAGAACTATCCCAGTATCGAAATTATTATTAAAATAAGTGATCTTTTTAATGTAACGATTGACGAATTATTAAGGAGTGATGAAGAATTGACGGAGAAGGTTATTAAAGATAGCAAGCAACTAGCACATCCGAAGCTAAAATTTATGTTTGACGTATTGTTTTTAATAGGTGCTGTTTTTTGGATAATTAAAATTGGTATTATTGTTCTAAATAAATTTACTACTTTGGATTTCACTTTTTATGGTGGGTGGTTCCTATGGAATTTCGGCGTTTTAATTTTAACGGTTGGTGCAGCGATTGGTTCCAGTATTGTAAAAGAAAAATATAAAGAGGATTAG